The sequence taaggattacccagttttgtctaaggtgttttttcttttttttctaaaaagggactttcacaaggagtggactgaggctggagtcagtgcataaAGAGCCACcatacacagacggatcctggacatgggcttcagatgtcgtattcctcttgtcaagccgctcctgaacaacaaacaacgtcagaagcgtcttaccagggctaaagaaaaacagacctggtctgttgctcagtggtccaaagtcctcttttctgatgagagcaacttttgcatctcatttagaaaccaaggacccatagtctggaggaagaatgaagaggcacacactgcaagatgcctgaagtccagtgtgaagtttccacagtctgtgttgatttggggagccatgtcctCTGCTGGTGttagtccactgtgcttcattaagccaagggTCAACGCAGTCGTCTACCAGGATGACcaggcattgccaagagaaagatgagagacatgaggttgaacaatgcagaagagctgaaggcagctattgaagcatcctggtcttccacaacacttcagcagtgccacaggctgatagcttccatgccacgccgcattgaggcagtaattgctgcaaaaggggcccaaactaagtactgagtccatatgaatGCTTATACTtgtcagaggtccgatattgttctatgtacactgctTGTTTTATTGACTGCACGTAATATTCTAATAAACGGAGATTGtgtatttggggttttcatgagctgtaaagccataatcatcgcacttatgacaaatcacagcttgaactatcttgctttgcatgtaatgcgtctatctcatatattagtttccccttttacgttgcattactgaaataaattaacttttgcacgatattctaatttttcgagtatcacctgtatatcggACCTGCTTAGTTCAGCGGTGTCATAGGAATGGAGAAGCTGATGGAGTGTGGGCACcggtggacccaggtaagttattAAACCATTCTAAAAGAGTTTGGCAGATTACATTGGAAGGGTGGCAggccactcctggcaccatagccactatggTGAATTATAAATCAAAACAACGCATAATGTCATGGAAAATGAGAATTGTAGCAGACATATTGATTCACAGATCAAAGGGACCCCCCCTCAGTGTATTGCAATCTGACTTATTTTTCTTAATAATGTAAATTAACAAATGTTATCTGGTTATATTATTaaacttaattaaccccttaaggaccaaacttctggaataaaaggggatcattacatgtcacacatgtcatatgtccttaaggggttaaacaaacgcACACACACCTTTTACAGCCTCTTCCACAGGAAGACCAACAAAGGCGGCAAAATCTTCAGCAGAGATTGAAGTGTAGGCCTGGGACACCAAGCCAAAGGCACGCCGTCGTGTTGCATCTAGAGAGAATGGGATTGAGGAGGGATTTAGAACATGGTACAGAGTAAAttatcaaaattatatatatttacacacacacacacacacacttttacagggacactatagtccccaaaacagcTTCTATCGTAATGAAGAAGTTTAGGTGTATAAATTATGTCCCTACAGTCTCCATGCCATTTACTAGATAAATTAGTTTACACAGCCCTAGTCAATTCtgcttgcatgtgacttgcatagccttcctaaacacttcctgcaaagagtcatctaatgtttacacttcctttattgtaaattctgtttcatttagaatctCTTCTCTCCtgctgttaataacttgctagaccctgcaggagatagcaattttttaaataagttacatctgattgaaaattaaaccattttgttttcatgaaggctgtgtgagtcacagccaggtgaggtgtggctagggctgcataaagagaaacaaaaaagtgatttaacttcgaaatggcagtgaattgaggagggagacttCAGATTAGGGAtcaaccgatattgattttttagagacactaccgataatctgtgaactttccgtgtgtgtgtagtgtgcgtaaagtgaatgcaatgtgtgtgtgtgtagtgtgcgtaaagtgaatgcaatgcgtgtgtgtagtgtgcgtaaagtgaatgcaatgCGTGTGTGggcattattttaattatttttaaaatattttattttttttagtcccccctccctgcttcttacttggccaAGGAGGGGgtatatggcattccctggtggtccggtggcaaggactgtgcagtgggggactgcagcaagctcttactttcCCAGCTCCCTTCAGGTCCCCTTTCTAACTCTCGTGGATAGCGTGtcgcattgccatggtaacctgtggcaacgctctgacggccacgGGACTCTTGAGACTTAGaaaggggagctgctgggaaggtaagtaagagcttgctgcgggccctacaggaccgccgggcttgtcatgggcccggcagtcctggtCTGCATTATTGGCATCTCTATAGgttgataccgatattgccggaaaaaaaacaaatataggcCAGagcgataatcggtcgatccctacttcaGATACATGAGCTATACACAAAATCTACCTCATTAAGttagaagttgttttggtgactctagtgtcccatTAGGTATAAATCAGAGCttcacaaatttgcttggaatctaggaaccAGATTTGTCAAGGACAAAAATAACATTCTTAAATggtcattatagtcaccagaaccactacagcttaatgtagttgttctgaagtctatagcctgtccctacacacttttcaatgtaaacactgccttttcatacaaaaggcagtgtttacattgcagtctaGTAAAAACTCTAGTGCTGGTGacttcatgctctgcatgaaaACGCTTAATGCTCACCATACTGGTGCATTGATTTAAGCGTGGTTTTCAGTGCATGCGCACTAGTCTCcaaattggctgagattgtcaagtgaTGATGGTGAGACCAGTCATGCGTTGGACAGAACAGGTCAGTAAAAGCACCATTCCCATGTGAATGGAGGGCCTCACTGACAGtcagcttcccccccccccccccccgccactgaCAGACAACCCCCTTTTCACACAGACTCACAAATTATTAGTTATATTTACATTTGTGTGCCCTGGGGTCCAGCGGGGCTGCTCATCTTCCTGCTCCCTTGCTTGCTGTTAAGTGAGCATGGGCGACATTATATTCCGGCTCTCGGCATCCCTGGACGACTCACAAGGGAGCcggaagatcacagctccctcactgcctgagTAATCAGTCAGCGGCCTGCCTGAACTAATGTTGCGCCATGAGCCGCCTGCCAGTTGGCCGCCTGCCTGTCTAGCCGCCCACCTCTGCTCACTTTGAGCCGCCTGCCTATCCCTTCGTCCGCCTCCGCTCAGTATGAGCCCCCCTTCCACCTCGGGAGCTGAAGGTGCTCACTTATCCAGGTGCCAGGTCAAATTTCCTagttgccatggcgacctggtATAAAATCATATTTACTCTGCAACAAATATCTTTTTGGAGATCTGTGATTTCCACTGTTTAAGAAACAAGAACAACTCTTGATTTTTAATTTACTTCAGAGAGGAAAGAATTTGTAAAGGCAgtgatatgagagagagagagagagagagagagagagagagagagagagagagagagagagagagagagagagagagagagagagagagagagagagagagagagagagagagagagagagagagagagagagagagagagagagagagagagagagagagagagagattacagCTACATCTATGGGAACAACAGCTTCTAGAAAATATTTATGCTattcataaaatacatttaaacaataaACCTTGGCCATTTAACATTTTAATAACATACAATTTATTATCGGTCAATGTTCTACTTTAAAGATACTGAGCAGTAGAAATGGTCCATGTAGTAGTATTTAGTTCCtttaaaaagatttacaaaaggcCAAGTATGGCCTAAACCAGACAGGACAAAACTATATATGCAATCGTAGACCATATGCCTGTTGGTTGTACCAATTACAGGTATTATACAAATGGACATTTAAAGGATTACTCACTAAACTCAGAATATGATGAAAATTAATTTGGAATtgcaaaactgaggcaaaaatagccaagttgtgactACAGGTGAGCTGGAAATTATTTCCAGATTGGCTTTCTTGcctcattttttttctattccgATTTAAATTGCGAGATTAGTGAATAACCATTTCAGAGACTGAAGTTTGAATTCTCTATCAATCAACGTTATTGCACATCTTGACCGAAATTTCCCAATattgtacaaaaaaatatataattagttATAAGTTCATAGTATCTAGTATGAAGAAGTGATAGTTATTTGCAATTGTCACAACTGATTACAGGCACATTTGAAGAAGGTCATCATTACCATTTGTATGACTAGCTTAAATTTGTCACAAATActggcacacattttccccactgTACAGAGATGCAGAATACAGATGCCTACAAATAGTGACTAAGCTTGCACTGGAACAAACATGTTTACTGCTACAGGTCACTAAGGATTACTGCACTCATGTACCTCTTACTGCCTCCATGACTGGTTGAATATTTTCTGACCACTGGTGGGTAGCAATAGATGCATAGATTCCTGGGAAGTCCCTCTGCCAGATCTTCTGTCCCACCTCCCAAATTCCAGCCATTTCTGCATTGGCCTGCATAGAGCAAAATTACccaagaataaaattatatacaaattaaaaaaaacaaatacattaaaaacacaaaCTGACTCATTTGAAAGAGAGAGAGCAAAAATAAAAGATTAACAACATTGTTGTGCATCTTGCACTGTATTACTTTATTTCTACTGGATTCTAaattatgtatacattatttaaataTCAACCACATTCCATGGTTTCATGACATTGTCCTTCCATTTACAGCAATACTGTATACAGTGTTCTAATATAAAAACGACCATATTGTAACCACTTCTGTTCATGTTTAAAGGGCcaatgtagcattaggaatacatatctttATTCATAACACTACAGTCTAAATGACCCTACTTAGTTCTAAGTCCCTTCACCTGCATTcaaagcaaaaaaatattttactcaccttcaCTACAGCAGTGAACTTCCCTCGGTGCTGCTGCGGTTCCCCCTCGCCTGATGTTATCCTGGAGGTGTGGATGACgatccaatccaatgttcctcaaAGAGGACCATTGAGGACTATAGGAGCACATGCAGTGCTCGTCACAATGCGCCTATGCTTCTTCTATAGAGAATCATTGCATGCATCATATGCCAGATCATGATGGCACTGTGCGGGGGGGCGacaactgtaggcactataacagctTAATTTAGATAATGTTTTTATAGTGAGTACatggttcctttaaaataaagcaCAGTGATTTGCAAACTGTCTTTTTGCCATTCAGAAAGCACATGTTTTCAGTGCTGAATCTAGCGGTTAACCCCAAACTTGAGAAGACAGCACCCAATCTCTCTGCACAGCTACTACGTTTCCTGGTCCAGGGCTTCAATCAGGGAGACATGGACTGTACAGTACTGATAGTCTGAGAGCATCATACTATCATTAACTACCCATTCAAAAAagtgagaggaaaaaaaatacaaataaaaaaaaaaaataaacccttcctTGTTTtactcagcttttttttttttttttttttactgaggcTGGAGCTAGTAACAGTTAAATTCTATTTCACTTCCTTGATCACAGAATGAAAAGGtttcctgtccctttaaatatttttgtcaCAGTTGCACTtcaaatattatgaaaaattattTGTAAACTTATTTAGTtacataatgtaatatataaaggTCAGTTCCACAATAGAGATCACAGCTTTTTGCTCACAAAACTTTATAATAAAACGGATTACTGATAAATTGTTCAAAAAGACAGGAAAACGTTACAGATTTTAAAAGTGGGTCTTGCATATTTTGCAATGACCCccaaaaatgacatgatcactAGGCATGTGGCAGCCTGAGGGGAATCAAAATGGAGCTATACTTACCTACTTACAATTTCAATGAAAGTATAACATGATATCATATTTGTCGTTACTAAATATGTGGAATTAATTATGGTTTAAAGCAATCTTATCTCTGAGTATTTCCTAAATTATCATGAGAGGGTTTGAGAGAAATGCAATGCAACTGGAATACAATTAAACATTTAAGTAGGCAATTTATTTTTAGACACAATACTTACCGATCTAATTGAAGGTGGTATTCTTTTCCATAGATAACGAGCATTATTCCTGATAAGATACAAACAAATTGTTGTAGAAAGAACAACCAAGTAATTGATTGTGTGAAGGTCAAACATTCAGAAGCCCTGAAACTCTCATTCGACATGCACATCATACTGTGGTGCAACATGTGCCTGTTAATTCTCCACAATTTACATTCTTGGCATTTGATTTGCTGGCATGCAaactaaaaatgttataaaatgacAATTAACATGTGAGAATAGTATGCGAGAACACTCCTATCACTAAGTTCTCAGGGGTGTggaaattagaaaaaataaataaaaaatccaagggaaaaaaaaaagttgtctccCAATCTACTTGTCCACCATGTCAATCTACTTGACCTGACACAAAATGCAAAATTAGCAAATTCGGGGACCCTGCCTCGACCTGGACATtaaaaattcagagtttagtaaataactctgccaAAGAAAAAGCTGAGGCCAAAAAAGCTGATCTGGATAAATAATCCAACTCCGCTGTAGTCATAACAATATACTGTTAGCTTTTGGATTTAATGCATAAAAATTTGGAGCTTAGTGTTCTGCCCTCCCCTATGTAGTGTATGGTAGCTAGGTTTAATGTGTGTGGCGTGTGCGCTGGCTGTGTTTAGTGTGTGGCGTGTGCACTGGCACCCCACTTtgtctcaatgaagtagtctaggtgcagtgtccctgtagtgtaaaacattgcagtttaagaAACCACAAAgtctacattgcaggactaacttCTCATCTAGTGGCGGTTATacggacagccaccagaggcgctTCCATGTCACAgagtaaaactcagtcatgtgATGCGGaagccccacaggaaagcattgattcaatgctttactatgggaaagtttgaCTGAGCATGACACATtaagtccccaatgctcctctgtgAGGAGCATTGGTTTTGCCCCTCACGGATGAGGCAGGACCTTCTCCGTGATGTCAACAGGAGGAGAGGTCAGCCACACCAAGGGAACCTCGGCTCTGGATCAAAGATGAACAGTCACATAGAggttcaattaaaataaaaatggaattagaagcaaacagcttgcaaaatcgtAATTATCCAATAAGGCTACagtctcctgcaaggtctagcaagctattaacagagaagaATATAAGAATTCTGAGTTAAAcagaaaatgcaataaagtgtaaacatagtcacatgcagtgaAGTGTGACTATGGCTGCAGAAAAGGtggtttaactcccaaatggcagagaattgaacagtgagactgctggggcatgatctatacacctaaactgtttcattaagctaaaaagtTATTTTGTTGCCTACAGTGTGCCCCTTTAAGTATAAAATCATATTTACTCTGCATTAAATATCTTTTTTGATATCTGCAATTTCCACTGtttaacaaactaggaaaactcGTGATTTTTCATTTAGTTCACAAGGCTTAGAAAGGAGGTAGTTTGTGGAGGCAGTGATTAGATGGAGAATGTGTATACAGTAACATCTACGGGAACAACAGCTTCTAGAAACATTTTAAgatattataaaatacattattcctttaaaaagaacattaacgtgtcaggaatacaagagtgtattcctgacactatagggctAAATAGCTGTTTAGGCCCCTGGCAGCCCCCTTATCTCCAGTTGAAAAGGTGACTTACACACCTTTTTCTAGCACTGCGCAGGTCCGGTCGAGGCTGGCCCCGTCCACGCTCTGAACCCTTGTCTGAGACCATCAAAGGAAAGCATGcgaaggctattgcacatgcacagcaaaatgccgATCtgcgctaatcagcatctcctcaaagagatgcatcgATTCAATGCAGCAGTgatccaggaagcatctctagtggccttctgagtgactgccactggatatgtccctaggcagtaaggtaaattcagagaaaatgcattgtttacattaaaatgcctgcaaggAATGAATATACTCaacagaacagctacattaaactgtagtagttctggtgactatagtgtacctttaaagcttGCCCATTTATACTTGAACTGTGTGAACAGACCGCCACCAGTGTACAGCATCAAAGGGATAAGGAACACCAGAACCTAACAATATAGTACTGCATGCCGTAAGGGTAATTTGAAGGTAAATTCTTTCTCCCAAAACATTTGACATAATGGACACAATCAAAGTCAAACTGTCGTTTTCGTATTTGCTCAGAGACGTGGAGGTAAAAATCTATTTTAAGCTACGGATAGAGACACTATtgagttaggaatacagatatgcatttctaacgctatagtgttcctctatgaGAAGTGCCATAAAGAATTGGGTAAAAAACGTatataaaattacaattaaaaatcCACAAACCTATTTGTATTTAGGTtcacattaaaatgtatttgattttttttttttttttttttttttaaaccaagctGTTCTTTTAAAGATATGTGCCATAGAAATGCTTACAAATCACATCAAAGCAAGACAGGAGTTTAGAGGTATAAACTTACACGTCATTATGTAGAAGATATAGTGCCAAAAGTTGACTGTACACATGAGGTGTTGCAATGCCACCTGGAGCCtgacaagaaaaaataaacacacgTCATTATATGCCAAGTAACATGGGGAAGTTAAAGTTAAATCTAAGCACCAAAAACAACGGtagcttaaaggaaaactataatggcaggaataaaaaaaaccttctttAGGTTTTAAATAGCCGTATATCATCCCGGACGTTAAAAAGTTTATATActtacttttttccagcgccgcacGGATCTCCTTGCAGCTGGTTCTGCTCCCTCTCCGCCTCATTGGCGCCGCATGGATCTCCTTGCAGCTGGTTCTGCTCCCTCTCCACCTCATTGATAAATTTGATGATAtcagtcaatccaatgttttcccttaggaaagcattgggaggctagtgtgcacgCACGGTCAAACTTCAcgtcaattagcatctcctcatagagatgcagtgaatcaatgcatACCTACAGGGaacattcaacatctccacactctgcatggagacactgaacaacagcactgacccaggaagaacCTTTAAGTTgctatctgagtgactgccactggaggtgttccaagGCAATAATGCAAACACTCCCTTTTCTCGGAagaggaagtgtttacattaaaatgaatGCATTGACAGGCAGTAGACACAATAACTAtcataagctatagttgttctggtgactatagtgtaactttaatggagcagttttggtgcagAGAGCATGCCActacaatctcactgctcaattctctgccatttgagagttaccgtatatactcgagtataagccgagtttttcagcacattttttgtgctgaaaaaacccaactcggcttatactcgagtcaatagtctgtattatggcaatttgcgttgccataatacagacaggggctgtgggggctgtcagagagtttacttacctctcctgcagctcctgtcagctctctcctcctccgcgccgtccagcacctcggtcagctcccactgtaagtctcgcgagagccgcggctctcgcgagacttacagtgtgagctgatagaggtgctgaacggaccggcgcagaggaggagagagctgacaggagctgcaggagaggtaagtaaactctctgacagccccctcctcccccccactgaactaccaatgccactagaccaccagggaaggagcccccctccctgctatgtataaagcagggaggggggacgaaaaaaaataaaattaataaatattactaataaaaaacacatattaaaataataaaaaaataataattaaataaaataaaaaaaattaatcataaaaaaatattaaagtaataaaaaaaaaattgcccacacacacacactgcacacatactcatacacacatacacacgctgcactcatacacacactgcattcattatatacacacactgtaaataaatattcaattaatataatttttttaggatctaattttatttagaaatttaccagtagctgctgcatttcccaccctagtcttatactcgagtcaataagttttcccaatttttgggggtaaaattaggggcctcggcttatattcgggtcagcttatactctagtatatacggtactttgtttctgtttatgaaagccctagtca is a genomic window of Pelobates fuscus isolate aPelFus1 chromosome 8, aPelFus1.pri, whole genome shotgun sequence containing:
- the COPS8 gene encoding COP9 signalosome complex subunit 8; the protein is MPVAVMAENPVSFQRLLEQCEEQELEAPGGIATPHVYSQLLALYLLHNDVNNARYLWKRIPPSIRSANAEMAGIWEVGQKIWQRDFPGIYASIATHQWSENIQPVMEAVRDATRRRAFGLVSQAYTSISAEDFAAFVGLPVEEAVKAVLEQGWQADSATRMVMPKKPDSAPLSLIPNEQQLARLTDYVAFLEN